The Schistocerca nitens isolate TAMUIC-IGC-003100 chromosome 7, iqSchNite1.1, whole genome shotgun sequence genome contains a region encoding:
- the LOC126195707 gene encoding cuticle protein 63-like, with protein sequence MKFLVVVLVACVAMASCQQELQREKRGYLGLGAGLLAAPAVAAPAVVAAPAVAAVAAPAVVAGPAVGYGYGYLGGVHGRLVHG encoded by the exons ATGAAATTCTTG GTGGTCGTGCTGGTGGCGTGTGTGGCGATGGCGTCCTGCCAGCAGGAGCTGCAGCGCGAGAAGCGTGGATACCTCGGCCTGGGGGCCGGACTGCTGGCCGCCCCCGCCGTAGCTGCCCCCGCTGTGGTCGCTGCCCCCGCAGTCGCCGCCGTCGCTGCCCCCGCAGTCGTCGCCGGCCCCGCCGTCGGCTACGGATATGGCTACCTCGGCGGTGTCCACGGAAGGCTGGTGCACGGTTGA